TAATGAGGCATCTACTACTGCGTATGCTGCTAAGTAAACGATTTCATGGACATCGCTACCCCTCTGTAAAACATGTACAGAATCTCTGAAACCTTGAAGGATAGGTCCTATTGCTGTACCACCACCTACTCTGTAAAGCAGTTTGTAGGCAATGTTACCGGCTTCAAGATTCGGAAATATCAATACATTCGCATCACCTTT
The window above is part of the Calditerrivibrio sp. genome. Proteins encoded here:
- a CDS encoding phosphate acyltransferase, producing the protein KGDANVLIFPNLEAGNIAYKLLYRVGGGTAIGPILQGFRDSVHVLQRGSDVHEIVYLAAYAVVDASLKQK